A stretch of Mya arenaria isolate MELC-2E11 chromosome 14, ASM2691426v1 DNA encodes these proteins:
- the LOC128217131 gene encoding nucleolar protein dao-5-like, translating to MVSNNMGRTELLVMVVAMATLPLVISQKTEYFMDNRDDCGKIGAYTISDSQKVTLHAKTEGGSGQVGCSLNFMAAQTDSKLSVEFSSIVISDCSVSLQISGGASLKSYTCGAGYPSTYYTLGRTLGITLYVPSPDKQNFDFTLLVVPIPKDRYPAPSDSNPAAVGLVIGIVGGVFGLIFIVSCVGICCFRKYRARGSARSPFNHDKPRIDENNSVSVGYTNESMNGSPYAKKKLLSQSDSSGDDKLDLQRPRTLNLRGNNNKSRGDNFDNRTKGDNNRNGLGRTTYVPPPAPPPPPPNYSGGSSDDNSQDVFGSQERGIDVVTRPKNDMLGALKNNPKFRNSFKSNEKDANERAQRISSSSSLERFGPAPSPPGDGSNRPSLPPVPKSPKGKKSKHAGINRAPRPTSLSENEVKKLEKGFPRDGQDPDIRVLRDDHSTSSSSEVVAINVKADQKRKADTVHALKPDRGNRGKKKQTKSVSSALDPEPKPSPRMPRDRVQSTDDELGRPRGQVERLMAQERDLGLPFEKMGSGRYSKGKGRKSPRPGKGSGRGFSHRRGRSADRLDSRPTTPTSAFGSMEDLDSIPRLQRYGSKNSLYSSRSSLYDRRRRRKNSTGSYVSYRDDISVGRYSDSDEDFDGYEKPLSRKDRERLYRSENDLGRRPKEAGTQTLRETATQTGEGVAVVVQNKMLVKKKKPSKSVSSSGTQTVKKSKSKSIDNLAEEKGYHSDKEKKRKNKRSKSMNSLENAVDETDSSEKKEKPKVRPKPRPRKSTSADTMLEEKKIASQENLAADPNANPYYPGSEGFVPQQPYYPSQGYQGMPPPAGYPGQAGNFPGQAGNYPIQPGNFPGQQGVPMQGQYPQYPGQANSGYPNFQPNQPQQQAHNGLLSNVPAAQVPKQRNKSNWEMLCEITDSHRERDDITETGSVASSVFTNNPASLPNYGNPPTYQQFHNYPPPPKHMLHSNSVPDYENAAYRALNYENADVRAQNGIIHTSSSWDALKAATNPKAGKLDGKQQSSESEV from the exons ATGGTCAGCAACAACATGGGAAGGACGGAGTTGTTGGTAATggtggttgccatggcaactcTTCCATTGGTCATAAGTCAAAAGACAGAAT atttcatGGATAACAGGGATGATTGTGGAAAAATCGGCGCTTATACGATATCAGACTCCCAGAAAGTCACATTGCACGCAAAAACAGAGGGAGGATCTGGGCAG GTTGGGTGCAGTTTAAACTTCATGGCTGCCCAAACAGATTCGAAACTGTCAGTAGAGTTTTCCAGTATCGTTATAAGCGACTGCTCCGTTAGTCTTCAGATTTCTGGCGGTGCATCATTG aaatcaTACACATGTGGTGCTGGATATCCTAGTACATATTACACCCTCGGGAGAACACTCGGCATCACCTTATATGTGCCCTCTCCTGACAAACAAAACTTTGATTTCACGCTTTTGGTCGTGCCCATTCCAA AAGACAGATATCCAGCACCAAGTGATTCAAATCCTGCTGCAGTGGGGCTTGTTATCGGGATTGTGGGCGGCGTGTTTGGCCTAATCTTCATTGTCAGTTGTGTGGGGATATGTTGCTTCCGAAAATATCGAGCCAGGGGGTCGGCAAGAAGCCCTTTTAATCATGATAAACCTAGAATCGATGAGAATAACAGTGTGAGTGTGGGTTATACAAATGAGAGCATGAACGGGTCTCCGTATGCGAAAAAGAAATTGCTGTCTCAATCAGACAGCAGTGGCGATGATAAGCTAGATCTTCAGAGACCTCGGACATTGAATTTGAGgggcaataataataaatcaagggGTGATAATTTTGATAACAGAACGAAAGGTGATAATAATAGAAATGGACTCGGGCGGACAACTTATGTTCCCCCACCTGCTCCACCTCCTCCCCCGCCAAACTATTCAGGCGGATCTAGTGATGATAATAGTCAGGATGTTTTTGGTTCACAAGAACGGGGCATCGACGTCGTTACTCGGCCTAAAAATGACATGCTTGGTGCTTTGAAGAATAACCCaaaattcagaaattcatttaagtcaaatgaaaaAGACGCCAACGAAAGAGCCCAAAGAATTTCATCATCTTCTTCATTGGAACGGTTTGGGCCAGCCCCTAGCCCCCCAGGTGATGGCTCAAATCGCCCGTCACTTCCACCAGTTCCAAAATCTCCAAAGGGGAAAAAATCTAAGCATGCAGGAATCAATCGAGCACCAAGACCTACGTCTCTATCAGAAAATGAAGTTAAGAAACTTGAAAAAGGTTTTCCTAGAGATGGGCAGGATCCTGATATAAGGGTTTTGCGAGATGATCATAGCACATCATCGTCAAGTGAAGTCGTCGCAATTAACGTAAAAGCCGATCAGAAACGGAAAGCCGATACAGTACATGCCTTAAAGCCAGATAGGGGAAACAGAGGCAAAAAGAAGCAGACAAAATCGGTTTCAAGTGCTTTAGATCCTGAACCAAAACCTAGCCCAAGAATGCCGCGAGATCGCGTGCAGTCTACTGACGATGAGCTAGGCCGGCCTAGAGGTCAAGTAGAAAGGTTAATGGCGCAGGAAAGGGATTTGGGTTTGCCATTTGAGAAAATGGGCTCAGGGCGATACAGTAAAGGGAAGGGGCGGAAATCACCAAGGCCAGGCAAAGGTTCAG GTCGTGGATTTAGCCACAGGCGTGGACGAAGCGCTGATCGACTGGATTCAAGGCCCACAACTCCAACTAGTGCCTTTGGCTCCATGGAAGACCTGGACTCCATTCCTC GACTGCAGAGGTACGGGTCCAAGAATTCACTGTATTCATCAAGGTCATCTTTATACGACCGCCGGCGTCGGCGGAAAAATTCAACAGGGTCTTATGTCTCATACAGGGATGATATATCCGTTGGAAGGTATTCTGATTCCGATGAAGATTTTGACGGCTATGAAAAACCGCTCTCTCGCAAGGATCGCGAAAGATTGTATAGATCAGAGAACGACCTTGGGCGACGGCCGAAAGAAGCTGGGACACAAACATTACGTGAAACTGCTACACAAACCGGCGAAGGTGTAGCAGTGGTGGTCCAGAATAAAATGCTTGTGAAAAAGAAGAAGCCATCTAAAAGTGTAAGTTCATCAGGAACACAGACTGTTAAAAAATCAAAGTCAAAATCGATCGATAACCTAGCTGAAGAAAAAGGTTACCACTCTGATAaggaaaagaaaagaaaaaacaaacgttCAAAGAGCATGAACTCCCTAGAAAATGCTGTTGATGAGACTGACTCAAGCGAGAAAAAGGAAAAACCGAAAGTTAGGCCAAAACCTCGACCCAGAAAGTCAACAAGTGCAGACACCATGttagaagaaaaaaagattGCTTCTCAGGAAAATCTAGCAGCAGATCCAAATGCTAATCCGTACTACCCAGGGTCTGAGGGCTTTGTACCTCAACAGCCTTATTATCCATCCCAGGGATACCAGGGAATGCCTCCTCCAGCTGGTTACCCGGGGCAAGCGGGAAATTTCCCGGGTCAGGCGGGAAATTATCCAATTCAGCCTGGAAATTTCCCAGGTCAACAAGGTGTTCCAATGCAGGGTCAATATCCACAATATCCCGGGCAAGCAAATTCAGGCTATCCCAATTTCCAGCCAAATCAACCGCAACAACAAGCCCACAATGGACTACTTTCTAATGTGCCTGCTGCTCAGGTTCCTAAGCAAAGGAACAAATCAAATTGGGAGATGTTGTGTGAAATAACAGACTCTCATCGCGAACGAGATGACATTACTGAAACTGGTTCTGTGGCTAGTTCAGTCTTTACGAACAATCCTGCGAGTTTGCCAAACTATGGCAACCCTCCAACCTATCAACAGTTCCACAACTATCCGCCGCCTCCTAAGCATATGTTGCATAGCAATAGTGTTCCAGATTATGAAAATGCTGCATACAGGGCCCTGAATTATGAAAATGCTGATGTCAGGGCCCAGAATGGAATTATTCATACATCCTCATCTTGGGACGCACTAAAAGCAGCAACCAATCCGAAAGCAGGGAAACTTGATGGAAAACAGCAAAGTTCAGAAAGCGAAGTGTAG
- the LOC128217138 gene encoding glutathione S-transferase 3-like — translation MTGTMESYRLTYFNKRGGGEIIRLVFVVTSQTFEDERLTSEEWLKRKEEMPMKSLPVLHVKREDKETTFCQSGAIAKYLAKKFGIHGENEDEGLLVDEVYDCVGDVRKSLVQIHFCKDETTKADLQKKLISEVLPNFCQYFQRRKASFGEGGYIVGGKISLADLAVFNMVDSCLEMGLKSLWQPYPELLKHRELIMENEKLSDWLKTRPVTEV, via the exons ATGACAG GGACAATGGAAAGCTACCGTTTGACATATTTCAACAAAAGAGGGGGTGGTGAAATTATACGTCTCGTGTTTGTTGTGACGTCACAGACGTTTGAGGATGAAAGATTGACGTCAGAAGAGTGGCTAAAGAGAAAAGAAG AAATGCCAATGAAAAGTTTGCCCGTACTGCACGTTAAACGAGAGGACAAAGAAACAACGTTTTGTCAGTCGGGAGCCATCGCCAAATACCTCGCAAAGAAGTTTG GAATTCATGGTGAAAATGAAGACGAGGGCTTATTGGTAGACGAAGTGTACGACTGTGTTGGAGATGTTCGAAAATCCCTGGTACAAATCCACTTTTGTAAAGACGAAACTACAAAG GCCGACTTACAGAAGAAGCTTATTAGTGAGGTCTTGCCTAACTTCTGTCAGTACTTTCAAAGACGAAAGGCGAGTTTTGGTGAAGGTGGTTACATAGTTGGCGGAAag ATCTCCCTGGCTGATTTAGCTGTTTTCAACATGGTCGACAGCTGCTTGGAAATGGGACTCAAGTCGCTATGGCAACCATACCCAGAATTATTGAAACACAGAGAACTGATCATGGAAAACGAAAAACTTTCAGACTGGCTTAAAACTCGACCTGTCACCGAGGTCTAG